One Onthophagus taurus isolate NC chromosome 11, IU_Otau_3.0, whole genome shotgun sequence genomic window carries:
- the LOC139431977 gene encoding uncharacterized protein codes for MDRNCYICGRSVEEVVKLFSFPLNINKQRSWNECLGVPAENTYSRRMRICNNHFTMESFMLNKTPLTLKRDAKPLRVIMNEAHIVTSESLRQPELEQDNLTDSVIELNITKDAAIPSSATNPTTESVFKKSQSSATIKEKSLRRILKKKEKQIRRLKKNYENKTTLEPLRDMLSTPECVCLKKY; via the exons ATGGATAGGAATTGCTACATTTGCGGACGTTCGGTAGAGGAAgtggttaaattattttcttttccattaaatatcaataa acagCGATCATGGAATGAGTGTCTTGGTGTACCAGCAGAAAACACATATTCTAGACGAATGAGAATTTGCAACAATCATTTTACAATGGAAAGCTTTATGTTGAATAAGACCCCCTTGACCTTAAAAAGAGATGCAAAGCCTTTAAGAGTGATCATGAAT gAAGCACACATTGTAACGAGTGAATCGCTTAGACAGCCTGAACTGGAGCAAGATAATTTAACGGATTCTGTCATA GagttaaatataacaaaagaCGCTGCCATACCTTCCTCCGCTACAAATCCAACAACAGAGTCAGTATTTAAGAAGAGCCAGTCTAGTGCAACAATCAAAGAAAAATCACTGCGAcgaattttaaagaagaaagagaAACAGATCCGGAgacttaaaaagaattatgaaaataaaaccacATTAGAACCACTGAGAGATATGTTAAGCACACCAGAATGTGTCTGCCTGAAGAAGTATTAA